TCCGTACACGCTGGTGGGCGAGGACGAACGCAGCAAGGTTTACTTGCTCGGCTGGAACAGCCCTGGCGGCGTGCGCCCGCGCGCGGCGATGGTCGGGCGGGGCGAATGGAGCGTATATTTCGCGCACGGCTGGGGCCAGTGGGACCGCATCCCGGAGGTGCGTGAAGGGCGCGGCGTGCTCTGGCCGGCGTCGCCGATGGCGTCGGTCTTGTTCAAGGTCGATACGCCGCAGTCGGTCGGCATGGCGTTCGAGACCTACGTGCCGGAAAGCGCGCAGGGGGTGCGGATGGCCGCATTTGTCAACGGGCGCCCGGTTCGGGAGCTCGACGTGCCCCCCGGTTTCCGCACGTTCCGCGTGGCGTTCGACCCGGAACTGGTGCGGCCGGGGCTGAACAGCGTCGAATTCCGCTGGCCATATGAAGACGGACGCTATTCGGACGCGGATACGCTGGATATCCCGGCGTGCCTGTACCTGACGTGCGGGGCGACCGGCAAAGGCCTGCAAGGCGGCATTCTCGAAATCCTCGGGCAGTGGGTGTATTCGAATGCGCGCGGTTACAACATCCTCGAGCTCTCCGATGACGGCGGGCGGCTCCTGCGCACGGCGCAATTTGACGCCTACACCGACGGCGACGCCCCGAAAAAGCTGGCCGGGCACATCGCCGCCATCCCGGAAGGCCGGCTGGTCGTGTTCATGGGTGCGGGCGAGACGTCCCAGGGCATGACGCAGGAGGCCGTGGATGCGCTGGGCACGCTGGGCAGCGCGTTTGACGCACGGAACAAGTACGGCTGGTCGCATGCGGGGGTGGGCCGCAAGGGCATGAAACCCGGGCAGGCCCTCGAGTCTTTCAACGGCGAATCGATCACGGTGCTGGCGCCGGGCCGCTGCGGCTTCACCGGGTTCCAGTTCGCGGGCCGGGAAGCGCGGCCGCCGTCGCCCGCGCCCGCAACGCCGGAGACCGTGACGCCCGCCATGCGCGAACCTGGCGCGGAAAGCTGAGAGCCGGCTGCATGACGGGCACGGGCATGGCCGCATTCGAGCATAAACGAATGAACCGGGAGTTCCAGACGGTCCGCTGCATGATCGGGATGTACTGCAGAGGGCATCACGCGCTGGCGGCGGGCGCGTTGTGCGCGGAATGCGCGGAGTTGCTCGAATATGCGCGGGTCCGTTTGGGCAAGTGCCCGTTCCAGGAGGGGAAGACGACCTGCGCGAAGTGCCCGATTCACTGCTACACGCCCGGGATGCGCGAGAAGACGCGCGCCGTCATGCGCTATGCGGGCCCGCGCATGCTGTTTCGCCACCCCGTACTGACGCTCTTCCACTACCTCGACGGCTTGCGGAAGAAACCGGAAACGCCCAAGCGCCGCCGCAAGACCCGCCGCGTGCATTGACAATCCAACCCGGCAAAGTTGAGGATGCATCTCCGCCGCAATCACGGCGCGGGGCGCGGGTTTGCGGTTTGTCACGGGAGAACGGTCATGCTCCTTGCGATATTTGCGGCTCTTATCCTGGTTCCGGGCGATGCGGGGCCGGACAGCGCGGCCTGCTACAGCCAGTGGACCGTGGCGGCGCACGGGGACGGGTTTGGTCATGGCCTGCCGTGCCTGGCGCGGCTTTCCGACGAGCGCATGCTGCTGACCTGGAGCCGCAACACGGCGGACGGCGCGGATTTTGCCGTGCTGGGCGCCTTCAGCGCCGACGGCGGCTGTTCCTGGTCCGAGCCGCGGGTGTTCCTTGACGCGCCCGGCGAGGTGGACGCCGACCCAAGCATCGTCGTGGACGGCGCTCGCGTGCTGGTGACGTGCACGCGCACGAATTTCCGCGAGGGCATCCGTTCCTCGCGCACGTGGTGTGTGCGCAGCGAAGACAACGGCCGGTCCTGGTCCGAGCCGTACGAAATCCCGATGAACCGCGTGTACACGTGCGGCAAATGTCACCGCGGGTTGCGTCTGAAATCCGGCACGCTGCTGATGGGCTATTCGTGGGACGTGATTTGCGAGCAGGGCCAGGCTCACGAGAGCGAGGGGCAGATGGACCTGCGCGCGGGCGTCATGCGCTCGACGGACGGCGGACTTACCTGGGCCAACGGCGGCGATACGCACGCCGAATACGACAAGGTCTCCGGCGGCGCGGTCAGCGGCACGGACGAGCCCGCGCTGGCCGAAATGCCCGACGGCTCGGTATACATGCTGATGCGCACCGGCGGCACGCGCCTCTATGAGGCGCGGAGCGATGACGAGGGCCAGTCGTGGCGCGACGTGCAGCCCAGCCCGCTGGCGGGCACGAACGCGCCGGCCGCGCTGTGCGCCTTCGAGTCGGAGCAGGGGCCCGGCGTGCTCGCGGTCTGGGACAATGCGCGCGAGCGGCTGCCCCTGTGCGCCGCGGTGTCGTTCGACGGTTGCCAGACCTGGACCGCGCCGCGCGACATCGCCGCGCCGTATCTGCCCGGCGGGCAGGCGTCGTATCCGTCGTGCGAACGCGCGCCCGACGGCGCGTTCGTCGTCGCGTGGCAGCAGGACGTGCGCGGCGGGCGCGACGTGCGCATCGCGCGATTCAGCCTGGGCTGGCTGCTGCACGGGGAATCCGTCAAGACCATTGTGCTTTTCGGCGAGTCAACGACAGCGCCGCGCGGCCCGTTGCGCATTTTCGGCCAGGTGATCGCGGAGCGGCTCGGCGCGGCGGCGCATGTCGTGAACATGGGCATTGGCGGCGAGAACACGGACGCCGCCCGGGGCCGGTACGAACGCGACGTGCTCGCGTTCCAGCCGGACTATGTCGTGATCTATTACGGGTTGAACGACGCGGCAATCGACGTGTGGAAAGACGCGACGGAGCCGCGCGTCAGCGTGGCGCGGTTCACGGAGAATCTGGCCCATTTCGTGGACGCGGCAAAGCAGGCGGGGGCCGTGCCAATCCTGATGACGCCGAATCCTCTGGCCTGGAATCCGCAGCAGCGGGAACTCTACGGCAAGCCGCCATACGACGTGACTGACCCGGAAGGCCATAACGCGGTGCTGACCGGCTACGTCGATGCCGTGCGCGGGCTCGCCCAGGAGAAGCAGGCGCCGCTCGTGGACGTGTTTGCCCTGCTTCGGGAAGAGGCGAGGGAAACGGGGTATGCCCGCCTGCTCCTCGACGGCGTACACCCGAACGATTATGCGCACGCACTGATCGCGGATGCCTTGATGCCGTATCTGAAATGAGCCGGGGGAGAACACAGCATGTTGAGTGTTTTGTTGGCAAGTCTCGCGCTGGACTTCGTGGCGGGCGTATCGCCAACGCCCGCGGAACTGGCGGAGGCGCGGCAATGGACGGCGGCGAAGTTCGAGGGTGTTTCCGAAACGCCCGCGCCCGAGGCGTGGCTCGAAGTGATCGAGAACCACGGGAGCGTCCAGCCGAACGCGCGCGGCGGCAAGCCGCTGCGCCTCGGCGACAGGGAAAGCCGCACCGGCCTATACTGTCACGCGCCAAGCGCGATTATCGTGCGCCTGCCGTCTCCGGGCGCGAGGTTCGAAGCGCTCGCAGGCGTGGATTCGAATGACCAGACGAGCGGGGGGCGCGGCGCCGTGGTCCTTTCGGTCGAAGTCGACGGGCGCGCGACGTGGACCTCGCCGCTCATGCATGAAGGCGATGCGCCGCAATCCGTGAACGTGGACTTGGGCGGCGCAACGGCGTTCACACTGCGGGTCGCCGACGGGGGCGACGGCATTTCGTGCGACCAGACGGACTGGGCCGAGGCGTTCGTTACGCTGGAGGACGGCGCGCGCTTGCCGTTGGGCGTGCTGCCGCTGCGTGACCGGGTGCGCGCGCCATTGACAGTGGAACCCTGGTTTTCGTTCCGCATGGACGGGCGGTCCTCGTCCGAACTGCTTCGCAAATGGCAGGTCTCGCGCGAACAGCATGCGTTGGACGCCGGGCGCGCGGAGCACGTGATCACATACACGGACCCGGCCTCGGGCGTGCAGGCGCGCGCGTGTTGCGTCGCGTATGACGCATTCCCCGTCGTTGAATGGACGCTCTATCTCAAGAACACGGGCGCGGCCGAGTCGCCCGTCATCAGCGATGTCATGGCCCTCGATACGTGTTTCGAGCGCGACGCCTATGCCGAGTTCCTGTTGCGCCACTGGAACGGGACCTGCGTAAACCGCACGGATTACGAACCGCGGACGACGGAACTGCAGCCGGGCGCGCAGCGCGTGTTCACGCCCGCGCACGGCCGGCCCTGCGCGGGAGAGTTCCCTTACTACAATCTGCAATACGGCGCGGAGGGCGTTGTTCTCGCTGTCGGCTGGCCGGGGAAATGGAAGGCCTCCTTCGAACGCGACGCGGACCGGCAAATCAGGATTGCCGCGGGACAGGAAACGACCCATTTCAAGCTGCTGCCCGGCGAAGAGGTGCGCGCGCCGCTTATCGCGCTGCTGTTCTGGAAGGGAGACGCCGTGCGCGCGCAGAATCTCTGGCGGCGCTGGATGGCCGCGCATAACGTACCCCGGCGCAACGGCGAACTGCCGCCGCCGCAGATGCCCGCCGTCAGCGGCAACCAGTTCCCGGGCCTGCTCTGCAACGAGGCGGACGAGTTCCGCTACATCGACCGCTTCGCCGAGGAGCGGATCCCAATCACGCACTGGTGGATGGACGCCGGCTGGTACGTCAACAAGGGCGATTGGACCAGCACCGGCACTTGGGAGGTCGACCACGCGCGGTTCCCGCGCGGCGTCCGCGCCGTGGCCGACCACGCGCACGCGCGCGGGCTCAAGCTGATCCTGTGGTTCGAGCCGGAACGCGTTACTGCCGGGTCGTGGCTCGCGGAGCAGCACCCGGACTGGGTGCTCGGCGGCAAGGACGGCGGCCTGCTCAACCTCGGAAATCCGGACGCGTGGCGCTGGGCCGTGGACCGTCTCGACGGCCTGATCGCGAGCGAGGGCGTCGATTTCTACCGACAGGACTTCAATATGGACCCGCTGCCGTACTGGCGCGCAAATGACGCGCCGGACCGGCAGGGCGTCACGGAAATCCGGCACATCGAGGGCTATCTCGCGCTGTGGGACGAACTCGTGCGGCGGCATCCGCACCTCATGATCGATTCGTGCGCGAGCGGCGGCCACCGCAACGACCTCGAAACGCTGCGCCGGGCCGTGCCGCTCCTGCGCAGCGACTACCTCTTCGACTCGGCGGGGCAGCAGTGCCACACGTACGGTCTGGCGTCGTGGGTCCCCTATTGGGGCACGGGCATCATCGATTTCGACGCTTACAGCTTCCGCAGCATTCTCGGGCTCGACACTACCTTGAGCTGCGACGCACGGCGCACGGACCTGGACTGGGACCTGCTGCGCAGGCTCGCCGCGGAGTGGCAACGCGCCGCCCCCTGTTTCTGGGGCGATTACTATCCGCTGACGCCGTACAGCCGCGACGAGGGCGTCTGGATCGGGTGGCAGTTCAATCGCCCGGAAGCGGGCGATGGCCTGGTGCAGGCATTCCGCCGCGCCGAAAGCCCGTACGTGCAGGCGCAGTTCCCGCTGTTCGGCCTCGAGCCGGACGCGCGTTACCGGGTCACAAACCTGGACGGCGGCGAAATGGAGTCGACCGGCGCCGAACTGATGCAGGCCGGACTGGAAATCAGGATTCCCACGCGTCCCGGCGCGGGCCTGCACCTCTACGAGCGGGTCCGGGAAACCCGGTAGAAGAAAGGACTGAAATGCCGACCGCGAACTTCGTGCGAACTTGTGTGCTTGCGGCGTGTGCCGCGGTCCTGTGCGGCGCGGCGACGGCGCAGGCCGGCCACCGCGTCTACACGCACCTGCTCGAGCCGCGCGAGCACCCGGATTATGACCGCCGCCACGTGCAGCCGCCGTCGTGGGAGGCTTTCGGCAATGTGACCCAGTTCGCGGCGCTGCGCGGCTTCGGCGTTGAAAACGATCAGATCGTGGGCTACGTTGAGGAAATTGAGAAGTATACAAAGGTCTATGAACTCGGGAACGTCATCTGGCCGGCGTATCCAATCATCTTCGCGAAGAATCTCGGCGATCTCGCGGACGAGATCGAGCGGCGCGGCCTCTACCTCTTCGACATCTGGGGATACGTGCCCGGCAGTGGCCCCGGCGGTTACTGGCAGCAGTTTCATCCCGATCCCGCTGTTTTCGAGATGCTCGAATCCAAAC
This genomic interval from Candidatus Hydrogenedentota bacterium contains the following:
- a CDS encoding alpha-galactosidase produces the protein MLSVLLASLALDFVAGVSPTPAELAEARQWTAAKFEGVSETPAPEAWLEVIENHGSVQPNARGGKPLRLGDRESRTGLYCHAPSAIIVRLPSPGARFEALAGVDSNDQTSGGRGAVVLSVEVDGRATWTSPLMHEGDAPQSVNVDLGGATAFTLRVADGGDGISCDQTDWAEAFVTLEDGARLPLGVLPLRDRVRAPLTVEPWFSFRMDGRSSSELLRKWQVSREQHALDAGRAEHVITYTDPASGVQARACCVAYDAFPVVEWTLYLKNTGAAESPVISDVMALDTCFERDAYAEFLLRHWNGTCVNRTDYEPRTTELQPGAQRVFTPAHGRPCAGEFPYYNLQYGAEGVVLAVGWPGKWKASFERDADRQIRIAAGQETTHFKLLPGEEVRAPLIALLFWKGDAVRAQNLWRRWMAAHNVPRRNGELPPPQMPAVSGNQFPGLLCNEADEFRYIDRFAEERIPITHWWMDAGWYVNKGDWTSTGTWEVDHARFPRGVRAVADHAHARGLKLILWFEPERVTAGSWLAEQHPDWVLGGKDGGLLNLGNPDAWRWAVDRLDGLIASEGVDFYRQDFNMDPLPYWRANDAPDRQGVTEIRHIEGYLALWDELVRRHPHLMIDSCASGGHRNDLETLRRAVPLLRSDYLFDSAGQQCHTYGLASWVPYWGTGIIDFDAYSFRSILGLDTTLSCDARRTDLDWDLLRRLAAEWQRAAPCFWGDYYPLTPYSRDEGVWIGWQFNRPEAGDGLVQAFRRAESPYVQAQFPLFGLEPDARYRVTNLDGGEMESTGAELMQAGLEIRIPTRPGAGLHLYERVRETR
- a CDS encoding exo-alpha-sialidase produces the protein MLLAIFAALILVPGDAGPDSAACYSQWTVAAHGDGFGHGLPCLARLSDERMLLTWSRNTADGADFAVLGAFSADGGCSWSEPRVFLDAPGEVDADPSIVVDGARVLVTCTRTNFREGIRSSRTWCVRSEDNGRSWSEPYEIPMNRVYTCGKCHRGLRLKSGTLLMGYSWDVICEQGQAHESEGQMDLRAGVMRSTDGGLTWANGGDTHAEYDKVSGGAVSGTDEPALAEMPDGSVYMLMRTGGTRLYEARSDDEGQSWRDVQPSPLAGTNAPAALCAFESEQGPGVLAVWDNARERLPLCAAVSFDGCQTWTAPRDIAAPYLPGGQASYPSCERAPDGAFVVAWQQDVRGGRDVRIARFSLGWLLHGESVKTIVLFGESTTAPRGPLRIFGQVIAERLGAAAHVVNMGIGGENTDAARGRYERDVLAFQPDYVVIYYGLNDAAIDVWKDATEPRVSVARFTENLAHFVDAAKQAGAVPILMTPNPLAWNPQQRELYGKPPYDVTDPEGHNAVLTGYVDAVRGLAQEKQAPLVDVFALLREEARETGYARLLLDGVHPNDYAHALIADALMPYLK
- a CDS encoding nitrous oxide-stimulated promoter family protein, translating into MAAFEHKRMNREFQTVRCMIGMYCRGHHALAAGALCAECAELLEYARVRLGKCPFQEGKTTCAKCPIHCYTPGMREKTRAVMRYAGPRMLFRHPVLTLFHYLDGLRKKPETPKRRRKTRRVH